In Stegostoma tigrinum isolate sSteTig4 chromosome 12, sSteTig4.hap1, whole genome shotgun sequence, the following proteins share a genomic window:
- the casr gene encoding extracellular calcium-sensing receptor isoform X1 has protein sequence MGHYYYHILFLGFTLLQSYSVSGYGPNQRAQKKGDIILGGLFPIHFGVSVKDQDLKSRPEATKCIRYNFRGFRWLQAMIFAIEEINNSMKFLPNITLGYRIFDTCNTVSKGLEATLSFVAQNKIDSLNLDEFCNCSDHIPSTIAVVGATGSGISAAVANLLGLFHIPQVSYASSSRLLSNKNEYKAFLRTIPNDGQQATAMAEIIEHFQWNWVGTLAADDDYGRPGIDKFREEAEERDICIDFSEMISQYYTQKQVEQLADIIQNSSAKVIVVFSNGPDLEPLIQEIVRRNITGRIWLASEAWASSSLIAKPEYFHVVGGTIGIALPAGRIPGFNEFLKRVHPSRSSDNGFVKEFWEETFNCYFTDESLTQLKNSKTPTHGLAMQDGNVKVQHSTRTRSRLPCTGEENITSVETPYLDYTHLRISYNVYVAVYSIAHALQDIYDCKPGKGIFANGSCPDIKKVEAWQVLNHLLHLKFTNSMGEQVDFDDQGDLKGNYTIINWQLSPEDESVVFQEVGNYNADAKPSDRLNINDKKILWSGFSKVVPFSNCSRDCVPGTRKGIIEGEPTCCFECVACAEGEFSDESDASACTKCPNDFWSNENHTSCIAKEIEYLSWIEPFGIALTIFAILGIVMTSFVLGVFIKFRNTPIVKATNRELSYLLLFSLICCFSSSLIFIGEPKDWTCRLRQPAFGISFVLCISCILVKTNRVLLVFEAKIPTSLHRKWVGLNLQFLLVFLCILVQIVTCVIWLYTAPPSSYRNHELEDEIIFIMCDEGSLMALGFLIGYTCLLAAICFFFAFKSRKLPENFNEAKFITFSMLIFFIVWISFIPAYVSTYGKFVSAVEVIAILASSFGLLGCIYFNKCYIILFKPSRNTIEEVRCSTAAHAFKVAAKATLRRSNLSRKRSNSVGGSTVSSPTSSICSQSAHDERITMEMQRCSKQKVSFGSGTVTLSLSFEETGRYATVSRNMRQRNSMEAKYSDDFLTKHNVLIPLQNCETGNDTWCKTMGNNGSGTLESLDGSKEHAKHTEEISSNTSINSRNLVDGTIVDNAINS, from the exons GTACAACTTTAGGGGATTCCGGTGGTTGCAGGCAATGATATTTGCAATTGAGGAGATCAACAATAGCATGAAATTTCTTCCAAATATCACTCTCGGATACAGGATATTTGATACATGCAACACAGTGTCTAAAGGCCTGGAAGCAACTCTGAGTTTTGTAGCCCAGAATAAAATCGACTCGCTGAACTTGGACGAGTTTTGTAACTGCTCTGATCACATCCCATCAACGATAGCAGTTGTGGGGGCAACAGGATCTGGAATTTCAGCTGCAGTCGCCAATCTGCTGGGGTTATTTCACATTCCACAG GTCAGCTATGCCTCCTCAAGCAGGCTCTTAAGCAACAAGAATGAGTACAAGGCTTTTCTTCGCACAATCCCCAATGATGGGCAGCAGGCTACTGCAATGGCTGAAATTATTGAGCATTTTCAGTGGAATTGGGTAGGCACTTTGGCAGCTGATGACGATTATGGGCGTCCAGGGATAGATAAGTTTCGGGAAGAAGCTGAAGAACGGGACATCTGCATAGATTTCAGTGAGATGATTTCTCAGTATTATACCCAGAAACAGGTGGAACAGCTTGCAGATATCATTCAGAATTCCTCAGCCAAAGTGATTGTTGTCTTCTCAAATGGCCCTGACTTGGAACCACTGATACAAGAGATAGTTCGCCGAAACATCACTGGTAGAATATGGCTGGCAAGTGAAGCATGGGCAAGTTCCTCATTGATAGCCAAGCCAGAATATTTCCATGTTGTTGGTGGAACCATTGGAATTGCCCTCCCAGCAGGCCGCATCCCAGGATtcaatgagtttttaaaaagagtCCATCCCAGCAGATCGTCGGACAATGGATTTGTCAAGGAATTTTGGGAAGAAACATTCAATTGTTATTTCACTGACGAATCCCTAACACAGCTAAAAAATTCAAAAACACCAACCCATGGATTAGCAATGCAGGATGGCAATGTTAAAGTGCAACATTCCACAAGAACAAGATCAAGACTTCCATGCACTGGAGAAGAGAATATCACGAGTGTGGAAACTCCTTATCTGGATTATACTCACCTACGTATTTCGTATAATGTATATGTCGCAGTATATTCAATTGCTCATGCTCTGCAGGACATCTATGACTGCAAACCAGGCAAGGGTATTTTTGCAAACGGATCATGTCCTGATATAAAGAAAGTTGAAGCATGGCAG GTTCTCAACCATCTGCTGCATTTGAAGTTTACAAACAGCATGGGTGAACAGGTTGACTTTGATGATCAAGGTGACCTTAAAGGAAATTATACCATTATCAATTGGCAGTTGTCCCCTGAAGATGAATCTGTAGTGTTTCAAGAAGTTGGCAACTACAATGCAGATGCTAAACCAAGTGACAGACTCAACATAAATGACAAGAAAATCTTGTGGAGTGGCTTCTCAAAAGTG GTGCCTTTTTCAAACTGCAGTCGTGATTGTGTGCCTGGAACCAGGAAGGGAATAATTGAAGGGGAGCCTACCTGCTGTTTTGAGTGTGTAGCATGCGCAGAAGGGGAGTTTAGTGATGAAAGTG ACGCAAGTGCATGTACAAAATGTCCCAATGATTTCTGGTCAAATGAGAATCATACGTCATGCATAGCCAAGGAGATTGAATACCTGTCATGGATTGAACCTTTTGGAATTGCCCTGACAATATTTGCCATTCTGGGAATAGTGATGACTTCCTTTGTTTTGGGAGTATTCATTAAGTTCAGAAATACACCTATTGTGAAAGCTACTAACAGAGAACTCTCCTATCTCCTCCTCTTTTCCTTAATCTGTTGTTTCTCCAGCTCATTGATCTTTATTGGAGAACCTAAGGATTGGACCTGTAGATTGCGTCAACCTGCATTTGGGATTAGTTTTGTGCTGTGTATTTCTTGCATTCTGGTGAAAACGAATCGCGTATTATTAGTCTTTGAGGCCAAGATCCCAACCAGCCTCCATCGAAAGTGGGTGGGCCTCAATTTGCAATTCTTACTTGTTTTCCTCTGTATTCTAGTGCAAATAGTTACTTGTGTTATCTGGCTTTACACAGCACCCCCTTCAAGCTACAGAAATCATGAACTAGAAGATGAAATCATTTTTATTATGTGTGATGAAGGCTCCTTAATGGCACTTGGTTTTCTCATTGGTTACACGTGCCTCCTTGCTGCCATTTGCTTCTTTTTCGCCTTTAAGTCTCGCAAACTCCCAGAGAACTTCAATGAGGCCAAGTTCATTACCTTCAGTATGCTGATATTTTTCATAGTCTGGATCTCATTCATTCCTGCTTATGTCAGCACTTACGGGAAATTTGTTTCAGCTGTAGAAGTCATTGCTATTCTTGCATCAAGTTTTGGGTTACTTGGATGCATTTATTTTAACAAATGCTACATAATTTTGTTTAAACCGTCGAGAAATACAATTGAAGAAGTGAGATGCAGTACAGCTGCCCATGCTTTTAAAGTGGCAGCAAAGGCAACTTTGCGGCGTAGCAACCTGTCTCGTAAAAGATCTAACAGTGTTGGTGGTTcaactgtctcctctccaacatCTTCAATCTGTAGTCAAAGCGCCCATGATGAGAGAATCACCATGGAAATGCAGAGATGCAGCAAGCAGAAGGTCAGTTTTGGCAGTGGAACTGTCACTTTATCCCTGAGCTTTGAGGAAACTGGAAGGTACGCAACTGTTAGCAGGAACATGAGGCAGAGAAACTCAATGGAAGCCAAATACAGCGATGACTTTTTGACAAAGCATAATGTTTTGATCCCTCTTCAGAACTGTGAGACAGGAAATGATACATGGTGCAAGACAATGGGAAACAATGGATCAGGAACTCTTGAGTCATTGGATGGTAGCAAAGAACATGCTAAACATACTGAAGAAATATCTTCCAACACTTCAATAAATTCAAGAAACCTTGTTGATGGCACCATTGTAGATAATGCTATAAATTCTTAA
- the casr gene encoding extracellular calcium-sensing receptor isoform X2 — protein sequence MGCITKRKVSYASSSRLLSNKNEYKAFLRTIPNDGQQATAMAEIIEHFQWNWVGTLAADDDYGRPGIDKFREEAEERDICIDFSEMISQYYTQKQVEQLADIIQNSSAKVIVVFSNGPDLEPLIQEIVRRNITGRIWLASEAWASSSLIAKPEYFHVVGGTIGIALPAGRIPGFNEFLKRVHPSRSSDNGFVKEFWEETFNCYFTDESLTQLKNSKTPTHGLAMQDGNVKVQHSTRTRSRLPCTGEENITSVETPYLDYTHLRISYNVYVAVYSIAHALQDIYDCKPGKGIFANGSCPDIKKVEAWQVLNHLLHLKFTNSMGEQVDFDDQGDLKGNYTIINWQLSPEDESVVFQEVGNYNADAKPSDRLNINDKKILWSGFSKVVPFSNCSRDCVPGTRKGIIEGEPTCCFECVACAEGEFSDESDASACTKCPNDFWSNENHTSCIAKEIEYLSWIEPFGIALTIFAILGIVMTSFVLGVFIKFRNTPIVKATNRELSYLLLFSLICCFSSSLIFIGEPKDWTCRLRQPAFGISFVLCISCILVKTNRVLLVFEAKIPTSLHRKWVGLNLQFLLVFLCILVQIVTCVIWLYTAPPSSYRNHELEDEIIFIMCDEGSLMALGFLIGYTCLLAAICFFFAFKSRKLPENFNEAKFITFSMLIFFIVWISFIPAYVSTYGKFVSAVEVIAILASSFGLLGCIYFNKCYIILFKPSRNTIEEVRCSTAAHAFKVAAKATLRRSNLSRKRSNSVGGSTVSSPTSSICSQSAHDERITMEMQRCSKQKVSFGSGTVTLSLSFEETGRYATVSRNMRQRNSMEAKYSDDFLTKHNVLIPLQNCETGNDTWCKTMGNNGSGTLESLDGSKEHAKHTEEISSNTSINSRNLVDGTIVDNAINS from the exons ATGGGCTGTATCACAAAAAGAAAG GTCAGCTATGCCTCCTCAAGCAGGCTCTTAAGCAACAAGAATGAGTACAAGGCTTTTCTTCGCACAATCCCCAATGATGGGCAGCAGGCTACTGCAATGGCTGAAATTATTGAGCATTTTCAGTGGAATTGGGTAGGCACTTTGGCAGCTGATGACGATTATGGGCGTCCAGGGATAGATAAGTTTCGGGAAGAAGCTGAAGAACGGGACATCTGCATAGATTTCAGTGAGATGATTTCTCAGTATTATACCCAGAAACAGGTGGAACAGCTTGCAGATATCATTCAGAATTCCTCAGCCAAAGTGATTGTTGTCTTCTCAAATGGCCCTGACTTGGAACCACTGATACAAGAGATAGTTCGCCGAAACATCACTGGTAGAATATGGCTGGCAAGTGAAGCATGGGCAAGTTCCTCATTGATAGCCAAGCCAGAATATTTCCATGTTGTTGGTGGAACCATTGGAATTGCCCTCCCAGCAGGCCGCATCCCAGGATtcaatgagtttttaaaaagagtCCATCCCAGCAGATCGTCGGACAATGGATTTGTCAAGGAATTTTGGGAAGAAACATTCAATTGTTATTTCACTGACGAATCCCTAACACAGCTAAAAAATTCAAAAACACCAACCCATGGATTAGCAATGCAGGATGGCAATGTTAAAGTGCAACATTCCACAAGAACAAGATCAAGACTTCCATGCACTGGAGAAGAGAATATCACGAGTGTGGAAACTCCTTATCTGGATTATACTCACCTACGTATTTCGTATAATGTATATGTCGCAGTATATTCAATTGCTCATGCTCTGCAGGACATCTATGACTGCAAACCAGGCAAGGGTATTTTTGCAAACGGATCATGTCCTGATATAAAGAAAGTTGAAGCATGGCAG GTTCTCAACCATCTGCTGCATTTGAAGTTTACAAACAGCATGGGTGAACAGGTTGACTTTGATGATCAAGGTGACCTTAAAGGAAATTATACCATTATCAATTGGCAGTTGTCCCCTGAAGATGAATCTGTAGTGTTTCAAGAAGTTGGCAACTACAATGCAGATGCTAAACCAAGTGACAGACTCAACATAAATGACAAGAAAATCTTGTGGAGTGGCTTCTCAAAAGTG GTGCCTTTTTCAAACTGCAGTCGTGATTGTGTGCCTGGAACCAGGAAGGGAATAATTGAAGGGGAGCCTACCTGCTGTTTTGAGTGTGTAGCATGCGCAGAAGGGGAGTTTAGTGATGAAAGTG ACGCAAGTGCATGTACAAAATGTCCCAATGATTTCTGGTCAAATGAGAATCATACGTCATGCATAGCCAAGGAGATTGAATACCTGTCATGGATTGAACCTTTTGGAATTGCCCTGACAATATTTGCCATTCTGGGAATAGTGATGACTTCCTTTGTTTTGGGAGTATTCATTAAGTTCAGAAATACACCTATTGTGAAAGCTACTAACAGAGAACTCTCCTATCTCCTCCTCTTTTCCTTAATCTGTTGTTTCTCCAGCTCATTGATCTTTATTGGAGAACCTAAGGATTGGACCTGTAGATTGCGTCAACCTGCATTTGGGATTAGTTTTGTGCTGTGTATTTCTTGCATTCTGGTGAAAACGAATCGCGTATTATTAGTCTTTGAGGCCAAGATCCCAACCAGCCTCCATCGAAAGTGGGTGGGCCTCAATTTGCAATTCTTACTTGTTTTCCTCTGTATTCTAGTGCAAATAGTTACTTGTGTTATCTGGCTTTACACAGCACCCCCTTCAAGCTACAGAAATCATGAACTAGAAGATGAAATCATTTTTATTATGTGTGATGAAGGCTCCTTAATGGCACTTGGTTTTCTCATTGGTTACACGTGCCTCCTTGCTGCCATTTGCTTCTTTTTCGCCTTTAAGTCTCGCAAACTCCCAGAGAACTTCAATGAGGCCAAGTTCATTACCTTCAGTATGCTGATATTTTTCATAGTCTGGATCTCATTCATTCCTGCTTATGTCAGCACTTACGGGAAATTTGTTTCAGCTGTAGAAGTCATTGCTATTCTTGCATCAAGTTTTGGGTTACTTGGATGCATTTATTTTAACAAATGCTACATAATTTTGTTTAAACCGTCGAGAAATACAATTGAAGAAGTGAGATGCAGTACAGCTGCCCATGCTTTTAAAGTGGCAGCAAAGGCAACTTTGCGGCGTAGCAACCTGTCTCGTAAAAGATCTAACAGTGTTGGTGGTTcaactgtctcctctccaacatCTTCAATCTGTAGTCAAAGCGCCCATGATGAGAGAATCACCATGGAAATGCAGAGATGCAGCAAGCAGAAGGTCAGTTTTGGCAGTGGAACTGTCACTTTATCCCTGAGCTTTGAGGAAACTGGAAGGTACGCAACTGTTAGCAGGAACATGAGGCAGAGAAACTCAATGGAAGCCAAATACAGCGATGACTTTTTGACAAAGCATAATGTTTTGATCCCTCTTCAGAACTGTGAGACAGGAAATGATACATGGTGCAAGACAATGGGAAACAATGGATCAGGAACTCTTGAGTCATTGGATGGTAGCAAAGAACATGCTAAACATACTGAAGAAATATCTTCCAACACTTCAATAAATTCAAGAAACCTTGTTGATGGCACCATTGTAGATAATGCTATAAATTCTTAA